Proteins encoded by one window of Hippoglossus hippoglossus isolate fHipHip1 chromosome 15, fHipHip1.pri, whole genome shotgun sequence:
- the LOC117775045 gene encoding D(1)-like dopamine receptor: MKNMRNASWRNFSEVLSELDGTGEEEEEEEGGARRGGVRVLVGCVLFLLIVSTLLGNTLVCAAVVKFRHLRSKVTNFFVISLAVSDLCVAVLVMPWEAITEVTGTWLFGSFCGVWIAFDIMCSTASILNLCIISVDRYWAIASPFKYERKMTHRVAFVMIGVAWTLSILISFIPVQLNWHQAGEDGEMMEEVVAVMAALTNSSNASTRAKSCVANLNKTYAISSSFISFYIPVVIMIATYTRIYRIAQTQIRRIMSLERAAEQAQNQGHSVNQQQQHRPNDEASLKSSFKKETKVLKTLSIIMGVFVFCWLPFFVLNCTVPFCDPPCVSDTTFTVFVWFGWANSSLNPVIYAFNADFRRAFATILGCNRICSNNAVEAVNFSNELVSYQHDTTLHKEALVPAQLQQHPCSIHAGCDHLEDVSAQFDEESLVSNGSRSHNRLLLLPAAVQLEDDPEISLETITPFTPVAGLESDALIPGQVQQDG; encoded by the coding sequence cgcACGGAGGGGCGGTGTGCGCGTCCTCGTCGGATGCGTCCTCTTCCTGCTCATCGTGTCCACGCTGCTCGGGAACACGCTCGTGTGCGCGGCCGTGGTGAAGTTCCGCCACCTGCGCTCCAAAGTCACCAACTTCTTCGTCATCTCATTGGCTGTTTCGGACCTGTGCGTGGCCGTGCTCGTGATGCCGTGGGAGGCCATCACCGAGGTCACAGGCACGTGGCTGTTCGGAAGCTTCTGTGGCGTGTGGATCGCCTTCGACATCATGTGCTCCACCGCCTCCATCCTCAACCTCTGCATCATCAGCGTTGACCGCTACTGGGCCATCGCCAGCCCGTTCAAGTATGAGCGGAAGATGACCCACCGCGTGGCCTTCGTCATGATCGGGGTCGCGTGGACGCTGTCCATCCTCATCTCCTTCATCCCAGTGCAGCTCAACTGGCACCAGGCGGGCGAGGATGGCgagatgatggaggaggtggtggcagTGATGGCCGCCTTAACGAACAGCAGCAACGCCAGCACCAGGGCCAAGAGCTGTGTCGCCAACTTAAACAAAACCTACGCCATATCCTCGTCCTTCATTAGCTTCTACATCCCCGTGGTGATCATGATCGCCACCTACACCCGCATCTACCGGATCGCTCAGACCCAAATCCGCCGCATCATGTCTCTGGAGCGGGCGGCGGAGCAGGCCCAGAACCAAGGCCACAGCgtgaaccagcagcagcagcacaggccCAACGACGAGGCCTCGCTGAAGTCATCGTTCAAGAAGGAAACCAAAGTCCTAAAGACGCTCTCCATCATTATGGGCGTGTTCGTATTCTGCTGGCTGCCGTTCTTCGTCCTCAACTGCACCGTCCCCTTCTGTGACCCGCCGTGCGTCAGCGACACCACCTTCACCGTCTTCGTCTGGTTCGGCTGGGCCAACTCGTCCCTCAACCCCGTCATTTATGCTTTTAACGCAGACTTCCGCCGGGCCTTCGCCACCATTCTCGGCTGCAATAGGATCTGTTCAAACAACGCGGTGGAGGCCGTGAACTTCAGTAACGAGCTCGTTTCCTATCAGCACGACACAACGCTCCACAAGGAGGCGCTGGTTCCTGCGCAACTGCAGCAGCATCCGTGCAGTATCCACGCTGGCTGTGACCACCTGGAGGACGTCAGCGCACAGTTTGACGAGGAGTCGCTCGTGTCTAACGGCTCTCGGAGCCACAACAGactcctgctgcttcctgctgccGTCCAGCTCGAGGATGACCCGGAGATCTCCTTGGAAACGATCACGCCGTTCACCCCGGTGGCCGGGCTGGAGAGTGACGCTCTGATACCTGGACAGGTGCAGCAGGATGGATAG